DNA sequence from the [Limnothrix rosea] IAM M-220 genome:
GCAATTTTAAATTCAAGTGAAGAGCGTTATCAAAAGATTGTTGAAAATGCGGAGGAAGGAATTTGGGTCTTAGATCCATCGAAGAATATTGTTTTTTTAAATTCAAAGCTAGCGCGTCAGTTTCAGACAAAAAATGGTGAACTTTTAAATAAAAATGCCCTTGATTTATGTGCATCTGAGGAATTTAAGGTGCTTTTTAAGGAGAAGATTTTAGAGCTTACGGTGGCTGGTGCAGTAAGTTTTGATATTTGTCTAAAAGATCGTGAAAATAATCGGTTATGGTTTTATGTCAATAATACTTTTATTGATTTTTATGGTGATGGCGAACAGTATATTTTGGGCTTGCTCACGGATATTACTAAGCGAAAAAAAATTGAAGAGGAGCTTAAAATGCTCAATAAACGATTAACTCACCAGGCCAATGTTGATGAGTTAACGCAAATTGCGAATCGTCGGTATTTTAATCTTTATGCTATTCGGATGTGGGAGCAGGCTATCCGTGAGAAAAAAGCTTTATCTTTAGCTTTGGTCGATATTGACTTTTTTAAAAAATATAATGATTACTATGGGCATTTGCAGGGAGATATTTGTTTGTTTCAAGTGGCGCAGGTGATTAGTGGGGCTGCTCAACGTGGAGATGATCTTGCTGCTCGCTATGGGGGGGAAGAGTTTGTGCTTTTATTGCCTGGGACGGATCAGCAACAGGCGATCGCCATCGTGACAGAAATGCAGGATAAATTAGCGGCTTTAAAGTTAAAGCATCAGTGGCGTGATCTTCAAGGAACTGTGACTCTGAGTATTGGTCTGGTATCGGGTATTCCACAGGAAGCGGTGTCTCTGGAGAAGGCTTTAAGTTTAGCGGATAAAGCGTTATATCAGGCGAAACATGATGGACGGAACTGCTACTCTGCTTTGCAATTTTAAAGTCTTGAAACGTAATTTTTCGATGGGTTGAAAGGTGAGTGGGGTTAGCTTGTAAAGAAAAATCTAGTGGCGATCGCCTTTG
Encoded proteins:
- a CDS encoding sensor domain-containing diguanylate cyclase is translated as MALDTPVKTWIFQTKNIGKVLIGILGLATSISALVLTVLFREIDKNNPFDDFVLSETVHSIGQLGRETLRLQVLLVSLSEQSEVSLLQQQFDILESRVRIVTIQSDYYSLSPSARLELQIYIDNLDFVLSHKPDILAKSITPQKLESITTLLAEMEKTAHGISIENQRYIQRQQKSSALLKKRLFVLLVVTYFSLLFLVITFFAFMIKFVKERQKTLAILNSSEERYQKIVENAEEGIWVLDPSKNIVFLNSKLARQFQTKNGELLNKNALDLCASEEFKVLFKEKILELTVAGAVSFDICLKDRENNRLWFYVNNTFIDFYGDGEQYILGLLTDITKRKKIEEELKMLNKRLTHQANVDELTQIANRRYFNLYAIRMWEQAIREKKALSLALVDIDFFKKYNDYYGHLQGDICLFQVAQVISGAAQRGDDLAARYGGEEFVLLLPGTDQQQAIAIVTEMQDKLAALKLKHQWRDLQGTVTLSIGLVSGIPQEAVSLEKALSLADKALYQAKHDGRNCYSALQF